Genomic DNA from Acidobacteriota bacterium:
CGCCAAGTCCACGACAGATCTTGCGGATGAGCGTATTCGGAATCTCCGTGTGGCGGGGCACGGCTTCAACGGTGCCGGTTCTGGGATTCTGCCACAACGAGTGCGAGGCGCCTTCACGCTTCAGCACACACCCATGCTTGCGCAGGTGCTGCAG
This window encodes:
- a CDS encoding type II toxin-antitoxin system HicA family toxin; the protein is MKRTALLQHLRKHGCVLKREGASHSLWQNPRTGTVEAVPRHTEIPNTLIRKICRGLGVPVIG